The Ictidomys tridecemlineatus isolate mIctTri1 chromosome 6, mIctTri1.hap1, whole genome shotgun sequence genome includes a region encoding these proteins:
- the LOC101958515 gene encoding apolipoprotein F → MYGFRFIMIPVELLLCYHLLHSVDAISYRKQTNVSMHLSSSLGSPPLFSGSMSCQNLHPKSLPGFAHMAPLSKFLVGLALRNALEEAGCQSDAWALQFQLYRWGGVNATDGLIHHLQRLRKGRSTDSRVSVEALSSVLQLLAREQPGQKRVRRSFSTKDCENEQEQSVHNVIRLLPGVGTYYNLGTAFYYAIQNCSDKAKERGQDGALDLGYDLLMTMAGLSGGPTGLVISAALKPALKAGVQHLIQYYYEEKETNIPQPETSKEGLWSTSDVSDLEETTTMSPLVSEVVSPGLGIWHSGKVLFWYG, encoded by the coding sequence ATGTATGGCTTCAGATTCATCATGATACCAGTTGAGCTTCTTCTTTGCTACCACCTGCTGCATTCTGTGGATGCCATTTCATATAGAAAGCAGACAAATGTCTCTATGCACCTTTCCTCATCCTTGGGATCCCCTCCACTCTTCTCAGGCTCCATGTCTTGCCAGAATCTACATCCAAAGTCTCTACCTGGTTTTGCCCACATGGCTCCTCTATCCAAGTTCCTAGTAGGCCTGGCTCTAAGGAACGCCTTGGAGGAAGCTGGCTGCCAATCTGATGCCTGGGCCCTACAGTTTCAGCTCTATCGCTGGGGTGGTGTGAATGCGACAGACGGCCTCATTCACCATCTTCAAAGGCTCCGGAAAGGCAGAAGTACAGACAGCAGAGTGTCAGTGGAAGCCCTCTCCTCTGTTCTGCAACTGTTAGCCAGGGAGCAGCCAGGGCAAAAGAGGGTGAGACGCTCCTTCTCCACTAAGGACTGTGAGAATGAGCAGGAGCAAAGTGTGCATAATGTCATCCGTCTATTGCCAGGAGTAGGAACCTACTATAACCTGGGCACAGCTTTCTACTATGCCATTCAGAATTGCTCTGACAAGGCCAAGGAACGAGGTCAAGATGGAGCCCTAGATCTGGGTTATGACCTTTTGATGACCATGGCAGGACTGTCAGGAGGGCCCACAGGTCTAGTGATCAGTGCTGCACTTAAACCAGCATTAAAGGCTGGTGTACAGCATCTGATCCAGTATTAttatgaagagaaagagacaaacaTCCCTCAGCCAGAGACCAGCAAGGAGGGCTTGTGGAGCACCTCAGATGTGAGTGACTTGGAAGAAACAACTACCATGTCTCCTTTGGTGTCAGAAGTAGtaagtccagggctggggatttggcacagtggtaaagtgcttttcTGGTATGggtga